One Myxosarcina sp. GI1 genomic window carries:
- a CDS encoding ATP-binding protein yields MDSERIDYKRQIKQLEKTNRVLQKKLERSEERRIGLEENNQKKESLFKRVISDLQESQDILEKRTQELSQALENLQLTQKQLVEAEKMAALGNLVAGVAHEINTPIGTSITVASTLFDETQAFVARIRQGALKRSTLNSYLETASESSQLISTNLERAGELVQSFKQVAVDRTSLEKRQFSVKHYIEEVLVSLTPQFKHSKHQIEVTGDETIFIDSYPGALAQIITNLVMNSLTHAYPSEKSGKIEFAVFKNEDRVQINYSDDGCGISQANLSKIFNPFFTTARHSGGSGLGLHLVYNLVVQQLQGAIVVESEVGRGTLFKISVPDLKENIIQN; encoded by the coding sequence ATGGATTCAGAACGGATAGATTACAAACGGCAAATTAAGCAGCTAGAAAAGACCAATCGAGTTTTGCAAAAAAAACTCGAACGTTCTGAAGAAAGACGAATTGGTCTTGAAGAAAACAATCAAAAAAAAGAGTCTTTATTTAAAAGAGTAATTAGCGATCTTCAAGAGTCTCAAGATATTTTGGAAAAGCGCACTCAAGAATTATCACAGGCACTAGAAAACTTGCAGCTGACGCAAAAACAGCTAGTAGAAGCTGAAAAAATGGCAGCACTGGGTAATTTGGTTGCAGGAGTCGCGCACGAAATAAATACGCCTATCGGTACTAGTATAACCGTTGCTTCTACTTTGTTTGATGAAACTCAAGCTTTTGTCGCTCGCATTCGACAAGGCGCATTAAAACGCTCGACTCTTAATAGCTATTTAGAAACAGCTTCAGAAAGTAGCCAATTAATCTCTACGAATCTCGAACGCGCTGGAGAACTGGTACAAAGTTTCAAACAAGTTGCAGTCGATCGCACCAGTTTAGAAAAACGACAGTTTTCGGTCAAACACTATATTGAAGAAGTTTTGGTAAGCCTAACTCCTCAATTCAAACATAGCAAGCATCAAATTGAGGTAACAGGAGATGAAACGATCTTCATTGATAGTTATCCAGGTGCTTTGGCACAAATAATTACTAATTTAGTCATGAACTCTCTAACTCATGCCTATCCCTCAGAAAAATCGGGAAAGATAGAATTTGCCGTATTTAAAAACGAAGATCGAGTTCAAATTAACTACAGTGATGACGGTTGTGGTATTTCCCAGGCTAATTTGAGTAAAATTTTCAATCCTTTTTTTACTACGGCAAGACACAGTGGCGGTAGCGGTTTGGGACTGCATTTAGTCTACAATTTGGTAGTTCAGCAATTACAAGGCGCGATCGTAGTAGAAAGCGAAGTTGGTAGAGGCACTTTGTTTAAAATTTCTGTTCCAGATTTAAAAGAAAATATTATTCAAAATTAA
- a CDS encoding FIST signal transduction protein, which translates to MFEVVIGHSNDPDSQEAIAEVLEECSTELAGTTPQAGILYAAIDFEHDLVLESIYQQFPQLELIGCTTDGEISSKLGFQEDSLTLILFCSDEIEIRAGVGQNLASNPVAAVEEAITNARSQVDGEISLCLTLADGLSNCGVTIVEAIKQSLGKQIPLFGGMSADRLQFQKTYQFCQQQVYTNAIAVLLFSGKLIHSYGVANGWNPIGKRQKITKVDKNIVYELDNRPILDFYQYYLNDSFPSLEYPLAVFDEDSDNFYMRVPNNYDTETGSVSFFAEIPLGATVQIVETNGDRIIESSPSSMLQAIDKYPGTTPTVALFFSCATRRKILGTKAEREYEVINSCLPRSLPSCGFYTYGEISPLEHYPETFLHHETLIALLLGTR; encoded by the coding sequence ATGTTTGAAGTAGTTATCGGGCATAGTAACGATCCCGATTCCCAAGAGGCGATCGCTGAAGTTCTAGAGGAATGCTCGACTGAATTAGCAGGAACGACACCCCAAGCGGGAATTTTATATGCGGCGATCGATTTTGAACACGATTTAGTTTTAGAGAGCATCTACCAACAATTTCCCCAATTAGAATTAATTGGCTGTACCACAGATGGTGAAATTTCGTCTAAATTGGGTTTTCAAGAAGATTCTCTAACGCTAATTTTGTTTTGCTCTGATGAAATTGAAATTCGGGCTGGTGTCGGACAAAATCTTGCCTCAAATCCAGTAGCCGCAGTAGAAGAAGCTATTACCAATGCTCGATCTCAAGTCGATGGCGAAATAAGTTTGTGTCTGACTTTAGCCGATGGCTTGAGTAACTGTGGCGTAACTATTGTCGAAGCAATAAAGCAAAGTTTGGGTAAGCAGATCCCTTTATTTGGTGGCATGAGTGCCGATCGCCTGCAATTTCAAAAAACCTATCAATTTTGCCAGCAGCAAGTCTATACTAACGCGATCGCGGTATTGCTATTTTCTGGCAAGTTAATCCATTCTTATGGTGTGGCTAATGGCTGGAATCCGATTGGTAAAAGACAAAAAATAACCAAAGTTGACAAAAATATAGTTTACGAACTTGATAATCGCCCCATTTTAGATTTTTATCAATACTATTTGAATGATTCTTTTCCTTCTTTAGAGTATCCCCTGGCAGTGTTCGATGAAGACAGCGACAACTTTTATATGAGAGTACCCAACAATTACGATACCGAAACGGGTAGCGTTAGCTTTTTTGCCGAAATTCCCTTGGGTGCAACCGTGCAAATTGTCGAAACTAATGGCGATCGCATTATCGAATCTTCTCCATCGTCGATGTTACAGGCGATCGACAAATACCCAGGAACGACACCAACTGTTGCCTTATTTTTTTCCTGTGCGACTCGCAGAAAGATTTTAGGGACTAAAGCCGAACGAGAATATGAAGTAATTAATAGTTGTTTACCTCGATCGCTTCCAAGCTGTGGATTTTATACTTATGGCGAAATTTCTCCCTTAGAACATTATCCAGAAACTTTTTTACACCACGAAACTTTGATCGCTTTACTCTTAGGAACGAGGTAA
- a CDS encoding FIST signal transduction protein — protein MFEVVVGHSNDPDSQEAVAEILEQCLSALAGKTPQAGILYAAIDFEHDLILEKIYQQFPQLELIGGTTDGEISSQLGFQDDSLTIMLFCSDEVKIRAGIGKEASQRPSIAVKQAISLAKAEIDREVSLCIALPDGLKSNGVVLIKALKQELGSKATIVGGFTADSWRFEQTYQFYQRQVLTDTIPVLLFSGNLLVSCGVNSGWNPIGKKSQVTKVKQNILYEVDGKPALDFYRYYLGDLFPSLEYPLAVYEPDNHKFYLRAPNGYDRELGTINFLADIPEGSFVQITETTREAILSSSEVSMQDAMERYPGYKPAAALFFSCAARRQVLGTKAKEEYQMVKQHLQFDLPSCGFYSNGEIAPLEKYGATLFHNETFITVLLGTK, from the coding sequence ATGTTTGAGGTAGTAGTGGGTCATAGCAACGATCCTGATTCGCAAGAAGCCGTTGCCGAGATCTTAGAACAATGTTTGTCTGCATTAGCGGGAAAAACTCCGCAGGCGGGAATTTTATATGCGGCGATCGATTTTGAACACGATTTAATTTTAGAGAAAATTTACCAACAATTTCCCCAACTAGAATTAATTGGCGGTACGACAGATGGCGAAATTTCTTCCCAGTTGGGGTTTCAAGACGATTCTCTAACAATTATGTTGTTTTGCTCTGATGAAGTTAAAATTCGTGCGGGTATTGGTAAAGAAGCTTCGCAACGACCTTCAATTGCCGTCAAACAGGCGATCTCTTTAGCTAAAGCCGAGATAGATCGAGAAGTAAGTTTGTGTATTGCTTTACCCGATGGTTTAAAAAGTAACGGAGTGGTTTTAATTAAAGCCTTAAAACAAGAATTGGGCAGCAAGGCTACTATCGTTGGTGGATTTACTGCCGATAGCTGGCGATTCGAGCAAACGTATCAATTTTATCAACGTCAAGTTTTAACCGATACAATTCCCGTATTGCTTTTTTCTGGCAACTTATTAGTTAGTTGTGGGGTTAATAGTGGCTGGAATCCTATTGGTAAAAAAAGCCAGGTTACCAAAGTCAAACAAAATATTCTTTACGAAGTAGACGGTAAACCCGCTCTCGATTTCTACCGATATTATTTGGGCGATTTATTTCCTTCTCTAGAGTATCCTTTGGCAGTTTACGAACCAGACAATCATAAATTTTATTTGCGCGCTCCTAACGGCTACGATCGCGAGCTAGGCACGATTAATTTTTTAGCCGATATTCCCGAAGGTTCCTTCGTACAGATAACTGAAACAACTAGAGAGGCAATTTTAAGTTCTTCGGAAGTATCGATGCAAGATGCTATGGAGCGATATCCAGGATATAAACCTGCCGCAGCTTTATTTTTCTCTTGTGCGGCTCGCCGTCAAGTTCTAGGTACTAAAGCCAAAGAAGAATATCAAATGGTAAAACAACATTTGCAGTTCGATTTACCTAGTTGTGGTTTTTACAGCAATGGCGAAATTGCTCCACTAGAAAAATATGGAGCGACTTTGTTTCACAATGAAACCTTTATTACCGTACTGCTAGGCACAAAATAA
- a CDS encoding type II toxin-antitoxin system VapC family toxin, protein MYYAKILVDSGFLIAYYSAGDRYHQQVSSFLETCTAQLTTTPMCVTEVMWLLSADWRVQNEFLLDLANGIYECIYLNSTDFSRIAQLNKQYRDLPGDFADLSLVAISERLNLEAIATLDSDFDIYRRYRSQPFVRVFLPN, encoded by the coding sequence ATGTACTACGCCAAAATTTTAGTAGATAGTGGCTTTTTGATTGCTTACTACAGTGCTGGAGATCGATACCATCAACAAGTATCTAGCTTTTTAGAAACCTGCACCGCTCAATTAACTACTACTCCTATGTGCGTTACTGAAGTTATGTGGTTGCTTAGTGCTGATTGGCGAGTGCAAAATGAGTTTTTGTTAGATTTAGCTAATGGAATATACGAGTGCATTTATTTAAACAGTACTGACTTTTCGCGAATTGCCCAGCTAAATAAGCAATATCGAGATTTGCCAGGGGATTTTGCCGATTTATCTCTAGTCGCTATTTCCGAACGTTTGAATTTAGAAGCAATTGCTACACTCGATAGTGACTTTGATATTTATCGCAGATATCGTTCTCAACCTTTTGTTAGAGTTTTTTTACCTAATTAA
- a CDS encoding antitoxin, with the protein MNKLDLDGEEKEILESFERGEWQLVGDKTRLAQLRSYAKATLAKDKRITLRLSSFDLDAIQAKAIEEGIPYQTLISSILHKYATGLLVERQQEANQRNF; encoded by the coding sequence ATGAATAAATTAGATTTAGATGGTGAAGAAAAAGAAATACTAGAGTCTTTTGAACGAGGAGAATGGCAATTAGTTGGCGATAAAACTCGTCTGGCACAACTTCGTAGTTATGCTAAGGCTACTCTAGCTAAAGATAAACGAATTACCTTGAGGCTTTCATCTTTCGATTTAGATGCTATTCAAGCAAAAGCTATTGAAGAAGGGATTCCTTATCAGACACTAATCTCTAGTATCCTTCATAAATATGCTACTGGTCTTTTGGTCGAGCGACAACAAGAAGCCAATCAAAGAAACTTCTAA
- a CDS encoding BrnT family toxin yields the protein MKVIRWNLAKNEKLKSQRGVSFEAVLAAINRGDLLDDYIHPNQSQYPNQRLLVVQIQGYAYIVPYIETESELFLKTIIPSRKATKQYLRRDNNHE from the coding sequence ATGAAAGTTATCCGCTGGAATCTTGCCAAAAATGAGAAGCTTAAATCTCAACGAGGAGTATCGTTTGAAGCAGTTTTGGCAGCAATTAATAGAGGGGATCTACTTGATGATTATATTCATCCAAATCAAAGTCAATATCCAAACCAACGTTTGCTTGTAGTCCAGATTCAAGGTTACGCTTACATTGTTCCGTATATTGAAACTGAATCGGAACTTTTTTTGAAAACAATTATTCCCTCTCGGAAGGCAACTAAGCAATATCTCAGAAGAGACAATAACCATGAATAA
- a CDS encoding transposase, with amino-acid sequence MKYDRNKHHRRSIRLKGYDYSQPGAYFVTICTYERQCLFGKIVNGQMRLNGFGEIVAEQWQKSAVIRQEIKLDAWVVMPKHVHGIVVITNPVGANGGSPLRNNLPQHNRLSPCDRSIRHNHEPLRMKPKSLSSSIAGFKSTVTKQINILRDAPGTPVWQRNYYEHIIRDRSALNKIRQYVINNPLAWQTDQLHLDNTTKW; translated from the coding sequence ATGAAATACGATCGCAACAAACACCATAGGCGTTCGATCCGATTAAAAGGATATGATTATAGTCAACCTGGGGCGTATTTTGTCACCATTTGCACCTATGAAAGACAATGTTTGTTTGGCAAAATCGTTAACGGACAAATGCGTTTGAATGGGTTTGGTGAAATTGTGGCGGAACAATGGCAAAAATCCGCCGTAATTAGACAGGAAATTAAATTGGATGCGTGGGTTGTGATGCCCAAACATGTTCATGGAATTGTCGTTATCACCAACCCTGTAGGGGCGAACGGCGGTTCGCCCCTACGTAACAATTTGCCGCAACATAACCGTTTATCCCCATGCGATCGTTCGATTCGACACAACCATGAACCATTACGAATGAAACCTAAATCATTATCATCGTCAATTGCGGGGTTTAAATCAACCGTCACCAAACAAATTAATATTCTACGCGATGCCCCAGGCACACCCGTATGGCAACGTAATTATTACGAGCATATCATACGCGATCGCTCCGCATTAAATAAAATCCGCCAATACGTCATTAATAATCCCCTCGCTTGGCAAACAGACCAGTTGCACCTCGACAATACTACAAAATGGTAG
- a CDS encoding type IV pilin protein produces the protein MLKILYDIRQKKNQGFTLIELLVVVIIIGILSTTTLPTLFRQVEKSRQTEAKITLGTINRVQQGYRFEHGTFTTMPNLPMKVTGKYYIYADSGTPDSEGAVHTAKVIGTFENDLRDYSSAVGQTSSGSYMGVVCEQNSIDGAIAPIPASVTSGVPTCTTGTTQIN, from the coding sequence GTGTTAAAAATTTTATACGATATTAGACAAAAAAAAAATCAAGGTTTTACATTAATTGAGTTGCTAGTAGTAGTAATTATTATTGGTATTTTATCTACTACCACTTTACCAACTTTGTTTAGACAAGTAGAAAAAAGTAGGCAAACAGAAGCCAAAATTACTCTTGGCACTATCAATAGAGTGCAGCAAGGTTATCGTTTTGAACATGGAACTTTTACTACCATGCCTAATTTACCCATGAAAGTAACGGGTAAATATTACATTTATGCTGATAGCGGAACTCCTGATTCGGAAGGTGCGGTACATACAGCAAAAGTTATAGGTACTTTTGAAAATGACCTTAGAGATTATTCTTCTGCTGTCGGTCAAACGTCATCTGGTTCTTATATGGGAGTTGTCTGCGAACAAAATAGTATTGATGGTGCAATCGCTCCTATTCCAGCATCGGTTACAAGTGGTGTTCCTACTTGCACTACTGGTACTACTCAAATAAATTAA
- a CDS encoding type IV pilin protein gives MNSVFTAKLLQNLRNKKANKGFTLIELLVVVIIIGVLAAVALPNLLGQVAKGRQAEAKNNLGAINRTQQAERLETGTFQTLANLPITVSGDNYNYADDGTPDAVQASQTATAVATYENDILDYTAAVNQQSNGTVVTIICESDAVNGSTGAISVTAGTATTAPTCGTGSSEL, from the coding sequence ATGAATAGCGTTTTTACTGCAAAACTTTTACAAAATCTACGTAACAAAAAAGCTAACAAAGGTTTTACTTTAATCGAACTATTAGTCGTTGTAATCATCATCGGTGTACTAGCTGCCGTCGCTCTACCTAACCTCTTGGGACAAGTTGCTAAAGGTAGACAAGCTGAAGCAAAAAATAACCTTGGCGCGATCAACCGCACTCAACAGGCTGAACGTCTAGAGACTGGTACATTCCAAACTCTAGCTAATTTACCAATCACAGTATCAGGTGATAACTACAATTATGCTGATGATGGTACGCCAGATGCGGTACAAGCATCTCAAACAGCTACTGCTGTTGCTACTTATGAAAATGACATTTTAGATTATACTGCCGCAGTCAATCAACAAAGTAATGGTACAGTTGTAACAATTATCTGCGAATCTGATGCAGTTAACGGTTCTACTGGTGCTATTTCAGTAACAGCAGGTACTGCCACTACCGCACCTACTTGTGGTACTGGCTCCAGCGAGCTATAA
- a CDS encoding endonuclease domain-containing protein, which produces MKHNQRIRGTSTEIEQTAKKLRNNLTPAEARLWAVLKNKQLEGLRFRRQHPVGDFILDFYCPACKLVVEVDGEIHDRQKEYDAARTAKLAEYGYKVLRFSNQRVINDLPQVLAEIRRVALSIS; this is translated from the coding sequence GTGAAACATAACCAAAGAATTCGCGGTACAAGTACAGAAATAGAACAAACCGCCAAAAAATTAAGAAACAACCTAACACCAGCAGAAGCTCGTTTGTGGGCAGTATTAAAAAATAAACAGCTTGAAGGGTTGCGTTTTCGCCGTCAGCATCCCGTAGGAGATTTTATTTTAGATTTTTATTGTCCTGCTTGTAAATTGGTCGTAGAAGTTGATGGAGAAATACACGATCGCCAGAAAGAATATGACGCTGCTAGGACTGCTAAGTTAGCAGAATATGGCTATAAAGTATTGAGATTTAGCAATCAACGAGTAATAAACGATCTACCGCAAGTTTTGGCAGAAATAAGACGTGTTGCTCTTTCAATTTCTTAG
- a CDS encoding DUF2281 domain-containing protein: MNTEQDLLEKWRELPLDKQQEVLQFVESLNEQKQSKQTELGQRLRQIRNKIIASGVPLLNREEIEKELVSRRGSLQNIDK; the protein is encoded by the coding sequence ATGAATACCGAACAAGATTTACTAGAAAAATGGCGCGAACTACCTTTAGATAAACAGCAAGAGGTTTTACAATTTGTTGAATCTCTCAACGAACAGAAGCAATCCAAACAAACCGAATTAGGACAACGCTTACGCCAGATTAGAAACAAGATAATAGCCTCTGGTGTACCTTTACTAAATCGAGAGGAAATAGAAAAAGAACTTGTCAGCCGTCGAGGTAGCTTACAAAACATCGATAAATGA
- a CDS encoding DNA-binding protein has translation MPTKDYQSDLLQRLADPEYAAQYLKVAFDETLADGHKSAFLLALKNVVDAKGAMQTVANEAKISRQHLYRMLGEEGNPTLETLTSVLQAVGMTIDFKPLVGK, from the coding sequence ATGCCAACTAAAGATTATCAATCTGATTTACTTCAGCGATTAGCCGATCCTGAATATGCAGCACAGTATTTAAAAGTAGCATTTGATGAAACTCTAGCCGATGGGCATAAATCGGCTTTCTTATTGGCTTTAAAAAATGTAGTAGATGCCAAAGGAGCAATGCAAACAGTGGCAAATGAGGCTAAGATTTCGCGTCAGCATTTATATCGGATGCTAGGTGAAGAAGGAAATCCGACTTTAGAAACACTAACTTCTGTGCTTCAAGCAGTGGGAATGACAATTGATTTCAAACCTTTGGTTGGCAAGTAG
- a CDS encoding type II toxin-antitoxin system RelE/ParE family toxin yields the protein MIGIFRKYVTADGACPFDEWFDKLDSTLQARIDVRLDRVRLGNFGDKKSLEGGIFELRFQFGAGYRVYFGFFKNQIVLLLVGGSKKTQKKDIKTARRLWKAYQQEQGEI from the coding sequence ATCATCGGTATATTTAGAAAGTATGTCACAGCAGATGGAGCTTGTCCTTTCGATGAATGGTTCGATAAACTCGATTCGACTCTACAGGCTCGGATTGATGTCAGACTAGATCGAGTACGTCTGGGAAATTTCGGAGACAAAAAAAGTCTGGAAGGAGGAATTTTTGAGCTTCGGTTTCAGTTTGGGGCAGGTTATCGGGTCTATTTTGGATTTTTTAAGAATCAGATAGTGCTTCTACTCGTCGGTGGCTCTAAGAAAACACAAAAGAAAGATATTAAAACAGCACGTCGCCTCTGGAAAGCGTATCAGCAAGAACAAGGAGAAATTTGA
- a CDS encoding type II toxin-antitoxin system Phd/YefM family antitoxin, translating to MIPTTDSIAYTNARNGLASLLDRVSKNSEIVIINRRNKPDVALISKEELDSLLETVYLLRSPANAKDLFKAIDESRQMDDSIVEPQSVEDLCEDLDIVRS from the coding sequence ATGATACCAACAACAGATTCAATTGCCTATACCAATGCCAGGAATGGACTAGCATCTTTATTAGATCGAGTCAGCAAAAATTCAGAAATTGTTATCATTAATCGTCGAAATAAGCCAGATGTAGCTTTGATTAGCAAAGAAGAGTTGGATAGTTTACTAGAGACAGTTTATCTATTACGCTCTCCTGCTAATGCCAAAGACCTTTTTAAAGCCATAGATGAATCTAGGCAAATGGATGATTCGATAGTCGAACCTCAGTCTGTAGAAGACTTATGCGAGGATTTGGATATTGTCCGAAGCTAA
- a CDS encoding Txe/YoeB family addiction module toxin, translated as MSEAKAWCPIFTPTFREHLLWWAKKDKSKIDKILDLVEVTCEQPFKGIGKPEPLKYIDSNIWSRRINLEHRLVYRIKDNRIYFLQCRYHYD; from the coding sequence TTGTCCGAAGCTAAAGCATGGTGTCCTATTTTTACGCCTACTTTTCGAGAACATCTGCTTTGGTGGGCAAAGAAAGACAAAAGCAAGATCGACAAAATTTTAGATTTGGTAGAGGTGACTTGCGAGCAACCATTTAAAGGAATTGGTAAGCCAGAACCTTTAAAATACATAGATTCTAATATTTGGTCGCGACGTATAAACCTCGAACATCGTTTAGTCTATCGCATCAAAGATAATCGTATTTACTTTTTACAATGCCGCTACCATTACGATTAA
- a CDS encoding BrnT family toxin, which yields MAFEKASEVFFAPFYQTGDASFNKEKREFIIRYSSYYRLLLVVFVERDRRNRIISDRPATRAERKLYENA from the coding sequence GTGGCGTTTGAAAAAGCCTCAGAAGTCTTTTTCGCTCCTTTCTATCAAACTGGTGATGCTTCCTTTAATAAGGAAAAACGAGAATTTATCATTAGATATTCTTCTTATTATCGTTTATTGTTGGTTGTCTTTGTAGAACGCGATCGACGAAACCGTATTATTTCTGATCGTCCTGCTACTCGTGCTGAAAGAAAATTATATGAAAATGCCTAA
- a CDS encoding glycoside hydrolase family 13 protein: protein MSIKTPDWVKNAVFYQIFPDRFARGKSTIKGQWIASTLEGWDATPTLQGYKGGNLWGVIDKLDYLVDLGINAIYFTPIFQSASNHRYHTHDYYQIDPLLGGNVAFEALLEAAHQKNIKVVLDGVFNHASRGFFFFNDILENGPHSPWLDWFKIHKWPLSAYDGDKPANYASWVDNRALPEFNHDNPQVKEYIMQVAEYWLQKGIDGWRLDVPNEVTTPGFWSEFRDRVKDINPEAYIVGEIWEDATPWLDGKQFDGVMNYRFTEPTIAFTAGDRYVREYAQENLTPYPPLSAAEYASKIEHLLQRHDWEIQLTQLNLLDSHDTSRLLTAVGEDKSSMHLATVMLFTFPGAPSIFYGDEVGLPGGKDPDSRRVFPEPQQWDVETLEYHKELIALRHKYACLRTGTYKVLYANESIYAFARILDSEIVIVAINIDDNSATVRFPVSELASQPDSVIYGKGRMTWHSAEEMQELEITLPARNSVMVS, encoded by the coding sequence ATGAGTATTAAAACACCAGATTGGGTTAAAAACGCTGTTTTCTATCAAATTTTTCCCGATCGCTTTGCCAGAGGTAAATCTACTATTAAAGGTCAATGGATTGCTTCTACTTTAGAAGGCTGGGATGCTACACCAACTTTACAGGGTTACAAAGGTGGTAATTTGTGGGGAGTTATTGACAAATTAGATTATCTTGTAGACTTAGGCATTAATGCTATTTACTTTACGCCAATTTTTCAGTCTGCTTCCAATCATCGCTATCATACGCATGATTATTATCAGATAGATCCTCTATTGGGTGGAAACGTGGCTTTTGAGGCATTACTGGAAGCCGCTCACCAAAAAAATATTAAAGTCGTTTTAGACGGAGTTTTCAATCATGCCAGTCGGGGCTTTTTCTTTTTTAACGACATTTTAGAAAACGGTCCTCATTCTCCCTGGTTGGACTGGTTTAAAATTCATAAATGGCCACTATCGGCTTATGATGGCGATAAGCCTGCCAACTATGCTAGTTGGGTTGACAATCGTGCTTTACCAGAGTTCAATCACGACAATCCACAAGTCAAAGAATATATCATGCAGGTAGCCGAATATTGGCTACAAAAAGGTATTGATGGCTGGAGATTAGACGTACCTAATGAAGTAACAACACCTGGTTTTTGGTCGGAATTTCGCGATCGCGTCAAAGATATTAATCCCGAAGCCTATATTGTGGGAGAGATTTGGGAAGATGCTACTCCTTGGCTGGATGGCAAACAGTTTGATGGCGTAATGAACTACAGATTTACCGAACCGACGATTGCCTTTACCGCAGGCGATCGCTACGTGCGCGAATACGCACAAGAAAATCTTACTCCCTATCCCCCATTATCGGCAGCAGAATATGCCTCTAAAATCGAACATTTGTTACAAAGACACGATTGGGAAATCCAGCTAACTCAACTTAATCTCTTAGATAGTCACGATACTTCCAGACTTTTAACTGCTGTAGGCGAAGACAAGTCTAGTATGCATTTAGCTACGGTAATGCTATTTACCTTTCCAGGTGCGCCTAGTATTTTTTATGGAGATGAAGTAGGTTTGCCTGGCGGTAAAGATCCAGATTCGCGGAGGGTTTTTCCCGAACCGCAACAGTGGGATGTGGAAACTTTAGAGTATCACAAAGAACTAATTGCCTTACGCCACAAGTATGCTTGTTTGCGGACTGGTACTTACAAGGTGCTGTATGCCAATGAATCGATTTATGCTTTCGCTCGAATTTTAGACTCAGAAATAGTCATAGTAGCAATCAACATCGATGACAATTCCGCTACCGTTCGCTTTCCTGTTAGCGAATTGGCTTCTCAACCAGATTCAGTTATTTACGGCAAGGGACGTATGACCTGGCATTCTGCCGAGGAGATGCAGGAATTGGAGATAACCTTACCCGCTCGCAATAGCGTGATGGTTTCTTGA